A stretch of DNA from Oncorhynchus gorbuscha isolate QuinsamMale2020 ecotype Even-year unplaced genomic scaffold, OgorEven_v1.0 Un_scaffold_5843, whole genome shotgun sequence:
atctctttactaatTCATGtctgttaattatcatatcaattcatctctttactactcagcttcatatgtacatatgtactgttaattatcatatcaattcatctctttactactcagcttcatatgtactgttaattatcacatcaattcatctctttactactcagcttcatatgtactgttaattatcacatcaattcatctctttactactcagcttcatatgtactgttaattatcatatcaattcatctctttactactcagcttcatagtTTAGAGCTATATGTTGTTAGTTTTACAAAGACATTGTTTAAAAACAATGAAGTAAAACAGCCATTTATGTTATGCTGGGGTAAGACAGTTCTACTAAGTTCATAAGGTGTTTATAAGATGTATTCTTCAAGAATAAATGGGCATTTATGTAAATATTGGAGATTGTTCCTTGCTTTGGAAATGTAAACACATGTttgccatgccaataaagaccctaaaattgaaatggaattgaattgagagacagaacatacagtacataccaaCCAACTGTCACATGACCAGCTCTTATGTCACAGCTGTGTTAACGTCTGATTCGTTGTGTGTAGGGCCAAGGGGTTTTTCAGTTTTATCAAGTAATCCTGGCTATAACAAACTTTACGATAATATTATACAATATTACACAATCTCAAGTCATTGCATTGTAGCTTAAGTGTTTAAATAAGGAGAGGGCTTGATCTGAATTGAATTAAACATTGATAtatttgttgtgtgatttggtGATGAACTGATTGCTTTCCTGTGTGTCTCATGTTCATGTCATTAACAAACACTACGGCTTGACAGTTGGCATATTGACATTACATGTAtgtctgttttctgttttgtaaTGGAAATACTGTAATTGGTTTTGATACAGAATCTATCATAGTGAATCCTCAGTATGTCTCTCTGTGATTGATTTGAGTTTTAGTTTAGTTTTGGTTGAGCTTTAGTTAACTGTTAGTCAATTGTTATTTAACAGAGTGTTAGATGGTTTTTATTTAATCATTAGTTGACCGTTAGTTGCCTGTTGCCTGTGGTGTCTCCCTGGTAGCTCCCGGTAGTGATGCGTGTTCCACGGTTCTCTGCGTGGACACAGAACCTGTGTGGCATGCAGTTCTCCATCCTGGGCTATGGGGACATCATCGTACCAGGTGAGATAAACAtacttgcatcccaaatggcatcctatgccctatatagtgcattacttttgaccacagctagggttgcaaaggggGGGGGTATATTACTGTAAacttatgtttttattttatcagATACCATCTAGTGGGCTTTTTGGGTACATCAGATGATCTATATACAATAAAATATATACAATGACAACTataaaacattatcctaaatatgaaccatcaacttagtgaataccattagTGTTTATCAggagggtttcagcatgaaattTCATTCTATTTATTTAACTATGCTAATATGTctttgttgtcaatgttttggcGCCAAACTGGTGACAGTTGTGAAGAAAgtcaatagttggaagagttgcagagttaattgaaaaaaaaaaaaaatgccattGTTGTTGAAATGCTTTTCTCATTATTATAATCATTTTAttcttgaaccatatggtctatccactggaaactcatggacaatatggacacagaaaAATTACCATAGATtacctgttaattaccaaaatgaCAGAAGATTctggtaactttggtaaattaccggtAGCTTTGCAACAATAACCAGAACCCCTATGGCTCCATGTTTCTAGACAATGATCTAAGGTCAGTATTATGCTTCCCTCTATAATGGTTATAATTAGGATGTGTGGAGTGTAAGTTGATCCTAGATCTGTTCATAAGGTAATTTTCTTCCTGGTGCGATCTAAAGCTTCAGTATCAGCTCCATCTTCACACCCTTCTGTTCTGCCTTCTCATTGGACGATAGCTTCAGACCTTCATATATTCTGTTTGCTGATTTGTCCAACAGGTCTTCTTGTGGCCTATTGCAGCAGGTTTGATGTGTGGGTCAACAGCCCCAAGAAGATCTACCTTTTCTGCTGCTGCATAGGTAACACATGGACATAATCAATATGTTACTGATCATTATCATCATCGTGTTGatcatctcctctccacccctcccccagcCTATCTGTGTGGTATGGTTTTGACGTTTGCGGTGATGTTGGTGACTAAGATGGGGCAGCCAGCCCTGCTCTACCTGGTTCCATTCACCCTGCTAGGATCTGCACTGTTggcctggaggagaggggagatgaggcaGTTCTGGAACGGGACCACATACGAGGTGAGAGGACAAGACACTTTTCCTTAGCTGGTGGGGATTCTATTTATTTGATTACATTTAATTGAATATTTCATAACTTCAAAGGGTTTGGGCCTAATTCAATTTGAATTCACACAACTCAGGAAATTAATTTAAATTTGATTATACATGTTTTTGTTCTCATGGATTTCTAATATGGAGGgttgttatacagtagtgtgtgaTGTAATGATGATGATTTAATCTCCATCAGGTGTTGGACTCCACCAGGGAACCCTTACTGCCAGGTGTGCTTTCaccccctgacctctaacccctgaggCCAGTAAGGGCTACTCACGCACTCTTCTACTGCATCCTCCCCGCCATCTAGCTACCCTATGTCTCTAGACTAGCATTATGTTTTCTTCTTACACAGCCTTTCAGCCTTTACTTCAAACCTTTAGCAAATCAAAAACATAACACTGGAATGTCAACTTCAGTTGTGTAATATCATGTTACATACTCTGACCAGCAGTACCCGATGTGATCACAAGATGTCACTAGAGTCCTGGAAATGCCAGTGGCGCCACAGATTTCACTCtagcttggacacacacacacaatttggtTAGAAAGTCTGTTtctattgttttatttctttagtCTGTTTGTCAATGTCTGCAACCCTTAATTTTTTTCCCAACAGCCGTCCATCTCTTCTAACCAGAGTACAACCATCTCATAACGTTTTTATGAGTTTGAATTTTCCCCGTGCAGCTGTGTTTTATTCAGAGGGGGAGTTGCCACGTGGGAGCTTTG
This window harbors:
- the LOC124029234 gene encoding signal peptide peptidase-like 2A isoform X1; protein product: MRVPRFSAWTQNLCGMQFSILGYGDIIVPGLLVAYCSRFDVWVNSPKKIYLFCCCIAYLCGMVLTFAVMLVTKMGQPALLYLVPFTLLGSALLAWRRGEMRQFWNGTTYEVLDSTREPLLPDGTPDSGSGGRKC
- the LOC124029234 gene encoding signal peptide peptidase-like 2A isoform X3, translating into MRVPRFSAWTQNLCGMQFSILGYGDIIVPGLLVAYCSRFDVWVNSPKKIYLFCCCIAYLCGMVLTFAVMLVTKMGQPALLYLVPFTLLGSALLAWRRGEMRQFWNGTTYEMEHLTLAAEEESADYS
- the LOC124029234 gene encoding signal peptide peptidase-like 2A isoform X2, whose protein sequence is MRVPRFSAWTQNLCGMQFSILGYGDIIVPGLLVAYCSRFDVWVNSPKKIYLFCCCIAYLCGMVLTFAVMLVTKMGQPALLYLVPFTLLGSALLAWRRGEMRQFWNGTTYEVLDSTREPLLPGVLSPPDL